The Candidatus Methylomirabilota bacterium DNA segment GGGGAGAGGGCAGGGTGAGGGGTGGTCTACAAGCTACAGAGAAGGAGACTCCCGTGAGCGACAACCACGCCGTCGTCGTCGACCCCGCGGCCGCCGGCCGCCTCGTCATCCGCCCCGTTCCCGACCCCGCGCCCGACCGCGGCGAGGCCATCGTGCGCGTCCGCGCGATCTCGCTGAACCGCGGCGAGGTCCGCCGCTCCACCATGGCCGCGGCCGGCTGGCGCCCGGGCTGGGACCTGGCCGGCACCATCGAGCGCGCCGCGGCCGACGGCTCCGGCCCCAAGGTCGGCGCGCGCGTCGTGGGCTTCCTCCCCGAGGGCGCCTGGGCCGAGCGCGTCGCGGTGCCGACGCACGCGCTGGCCGAGCTGCCCGAGAAGGTCACGTTCTCGCAGGCCGCCACGTTTCCGGTGGCCGGCCTCACCGCGCTGCACGCCCTCGCCAAGAACGGCACGATCCTGGGCAAGCGCGTCCTGGTGACCGGCGCCACCGGCGGCGTCGGCGACTTCGCGGTGCAGCTCGCCCGCCTCGGCGGCGCCCACGTCACGGCCAGCGCCCGCCGCGCCGATCAGGCGCCCGCGCTCCGCCAGCTCGGGGCCCACGACGTGACGGTCGGCGACGAGATCCCCGCCTCGCCCAAGTACGACCTGGTGATCGAGTCGGTCGGCGGCCGCACCCTCGGCTCGGCACTGGCCGCGCTCGAGCGCGGCGGCGTGTGCGTGACGCTCGGCGTCTCCGCCGCCTCCGAGGTGACCTTCGACGCGCGCACGTTCTTCGCCACCGGCCGCACGCAGCTCTACGGCTTCTACCTCTTCACCGAGCTGGGCAACGAGCCGGCGTCGATCGGGCTACGCCGCCTCGCCGACCTGGTGGCCGCCGGTCAGCTCGCGCCGCATATCAGCGTGGAGCGGCCGTGGAGCGAGATCGCGCAGGTCGCCGCGGACCTGATCGCGCGCACGTACCCGGGCAAGGCGGTGCTCACGCTGGGCTAGCGCGATGCCCCGTCTCGACCGGCTCGCCGAGCTGGGCCGAAAGAATCTGCTGATGCTCCCGGTCCAGGTGAACGACACCGCGCCGTTCACGCCCCTCTCGCGGCCGCTCCCCGCCTGCCGTCTCGCCATCGTGACCACCGCGGGCCTCCACCGTCGGGACGACCGCCCATTCGCGCCGGGCGAGCAGACGTTCCGGGTGATCCCGGCCGACGCACCGGCAGCCGACATCGTGCAGAGCCACACCAGCCTCGGCTTCGATCGCGTGGCCACGATGCGCGATCTCAACATCTCGTACCCGGTGGACCGGCTGCGGGAGCTGATCGCGCGCGGCGAGCTGGGCGGGACCGGGCCGAATCACTACTCGTTCATGGGCGCGCAGCGAGACGTCAGGCGCATCCACGAGGAGACCGCCCCCGAGGTGGGCCGCCGGCTGCGCGAGGCAGGCGTCGA contains these protein-coding regions:
- a CDS encoding glycine/sarcosine/betaine reductase selenoprotein B family protein produces the protein MPRLDRLAELGRKNLLMLPVQVNDTAPFTPLSRPLPACRLAIVTTAGLHRRDDRPFAPGEQTFRVIPADAPAADIVQSHTSLGFDRVATMRDLNISYPVDRLRELIARGELGGTGPNHYSFMGAQRDVRRIHEETAPEVGRRLREAGVDVALITPT
- a CDS encoding zinc-binding dehydrogenase; the protein is MSDNHAVVVDPAAAGRLVIRPVPDPAPDRGEAIVRVRAISLNRGEVRRSTMAAAGWRPGWDLAGTIERAAADGSGPKVGARVVGFLPEGAWAERVAVPTHALAELPEKVTFSQAATFPVAGLTALHALAKNGTILGKRVLVTGATGGVGDFAVQLARLGGAHVTASARRADQAPALRQLGAHDVTVGDEIPASPKYDLVIESVGGRTLGSALAALERGGVCVTLGVSAASEVTFDARTFFATGRTQLYGFYLFTELGNEPASIGLRRLADLVAAGQLAPHISVERPWSEIAQVAADLIARTYPGKAVLTLG